The Tursiops truncatus isolate mTurTru1 chromosome X, mTurTru1.mat.Y, whole genome shotgun sequence DNA segment ATTGGATGCTTCTATAAAATGggtttcattaaacaaatatggaTTGCAGTGCccgctctgtgccaggtactgtttgaTGATGGTTATGACAGAGCTCATGGCTGGACAAGGTCCTTGAGACCCTGAGTACAACTGCTGCTTGCTCCTGACAATGTCCCAAACTGGCAATATAGCCAGTTCCTGTAATTCCCGTGCATTCAGTCCCCCACTGCTGAACCCCTCTCCCACCACCTGTAACTTTACGCAGTGGTGATGAATCATGGAGAAGTGTCTGAAACAAACTCCACCGTCTGCTTGCTGGAGATGTTCACAGTGCTGTCAGCAAGCTTCAGTGTGGTCTCTGGCTGCCCTCATTGAGAAACAGGCCAGAAAGCAATGGCAGATTAATGGAGTTGGGAGGGAAATGGTGGATTTTTGACAGAGGGGTCTGTGAAAACCATCTGTGAGCTGGGCTGAGGAGATTAGATCTAAAAAGACTCTCACTGTCTTGAATCTGAGATGACTTGTTCCAAAAGCCACCTTGAAAGGCCCTTACAGCTATAGATCTATGTTCCTGATGCCAGGCAGGGGGTACCTGATCCATTTCAGAGAGATGAGATGCTTTCTTAACTTCATTCAGCAAAGGACCAGGCAGGTTTTCTTAGTAGATAGCCTAGTGTTAGACAGCCCTCACTGATTGGAAAGGTGCCTCCCATTTTGATTTTGGGAAAAAGTGACTGAACAGTGCTCGCTCAGTGATAAGCAAAGTGTATGAGACTAGGCACCCcttattttatttacccattttaaCCTAGCTGATGTAGTACTGTGAAAGCCCACATTAATGCTCTCCTGGACATCCTACCAAGGTCAAATGGGCACATCCTCTAACTCCATGGTgagctctccttccctcttctcccttgGAGTAGAGGCAGGCCCTGTGagttatcttccttctttcttaactCTCTGAAAACAACTTGGTTCCTGGCCTTCTTGAGATATTGCCTCCTTCCAGGCCTTCAGGTCAACAAGGCCATTACACCAGAAGCTGGGGGCTCTCCAGAGAGCCTTGGTTTGATTCAGACTTCCCTCCTGTCACTTGTTCCATGCTGGATGTCAAGAGCTAAAAGCTGTCTGCTCAGGCTGCATTGGAGTGGGCAGAACAGTCACTAATTCAGTTCTACGCTTCTTCCATGGCAGCCTAGAGACCATAGAACTCTGAATCAGGcggaaggaagggaagatgggAAAAGTGCTGGAGAGCAGAATCCCATAGGGACCCAAATGGTCCTTGAGACAATAATCTTATCCAGAAGTAagggccaagaagcacatgactGAGCCCCAGGACTGGCCAGGCAGATGAAAACTAGGCCAATGGAGCCTACATGATAACTTTCTACATTTGGTGCTGTGACCCAACTCATCTCCCCATCCCCGCAGAGAAACCTGGGACCATGCGGAGCAGCCTGACCCTGGCGGGGACCCTCTGGGCCTTCCTGTCTCTTGTTACCGCTGTGGCCAGTTCTACCAGTTACTTCCTGCCTTACTGGCTCTTTGGATCCCAGCTGGGGAAGCCAGTGTCATTCAGCACATTCCGGAGGTGCAACTACCCtgtgaggggagaggggcagagtCTGATCATGGTGGAAGAGTGTGGGCGCTATGCCAGCTTCAATGCCATCCCAAGCCTGGCCTGGCAGATGTGCACAGTAGTGACAGGTGCCGGCTGTGCTCTGCTGCTCCTGGTGGCACTGGCTGCTGTCCTAGGCTGCTGCATGGAGGAACTCATCTCCAGAATGATGGGACGTTGCATGGGAGCCGCACAGTTCGTGGGAGGTAAGACGGTGTTGCTGGGATTGGGTAGGTTGGGGAGCTTTGCAGGGGTGTGGGTAGTGGGGATGTTGTCTCATGGGGAAATCCACTCTCAGCTTCTCCCCTTTGTCCATCTCTAGGGCTATGAATGGGGACTCGTTTGAAACACCTAGCCTGGGACTCCCCAAAGTGCAATCTACGTCAGGGTTTTATTCTCAGCAAGATTGGCTAGTAGGCAGAGTTGATATCTGGTTTTTTTAGCCCTGATTTTCATCACCTTCTTCTCCCTGCAGAGTGCCCATTGAAGAATATTATCCAGGTCTGCTTTCCAGGGGCAGCAACTTATACTCTAGTATTACTGCTCCAAAATAAACTTGACCTCTAAGAGCCCTGATCTCTGGTAGTTATCTCAGAGGACAGTGATCTGATAGACACATACACCCAGGTGTTAATTACTAATAAGAATTTAATGTACAGTCCTCACCAAAAAATACATCTCTAATAGTGAAATGCTAGGTACCAGGCAGACTTCAGGTGACTGCTTATTTGACAGCATCTAAGGCTAGCCCTGTCTAGTAGCCATTAACAGACTATCCAGGTTTCCTATGGCCCTGACGCACCCTACTTAGCTTTGCCCTCATTCAGCCTCCCTCTAAACTTAATGCAGGAGACCTGGATGCTGGCAGTGTGTGGATGGGCTAGGAAGGAGCAAAATGCAAAAATGGCAGACTGTAGGAAAGCAAGGGGAGCAGTTTAATCTGatcggagaagaaaaagcaagtttAAGACAGACAGGCAAatgtgtgtgtgaacatgtgAGCTATGTTTTACACCTAGTTGGGGCAGTGGAAAAAAGCGCTGGTAGAACCTATTGCTGaagtttgttgctgttgttcctAAAGTCGTAGAATCACTATTCATTATCACTGTCATCTCCATTAGCAGCACAGTGTGGGTGCCTGGAGCCAGGAAACTTGGATCCCACTTCTGGCTCTTTCACTAAGTTGCCCTGTGGCTGTAAGCAAATGACAGTGACCTCTCTTTTGttcacttcctttctttccttaaatttGTTCATTGGCAAGATAACCCAGatcctaattttctttcttctctccaatGACTGCATTTATGTGGCCTTGGGGTGAGACGTTAGTGATGAGCTAAGACAGTGCTTCTCAACAGGGGCTGATTTCTTACATACCTCATCCCCCACCAGGGGACATTTGGTAAGGACTTTGACATGTTTTTGGTTATCAAAAATTGGGGAGGGTGCTACTGACAATCAGTGGATAAAGGGGAGGGTTGCTGTTAAATATCCCACAATGCACAAGAACAAGACAGCTGACCACTCCCCAAAACAAAGAAGTATCTGGTCCCAAATGTCAgtggtgccaaggttgagaaacactgagctAAGGTATGATTTCCTGGCCTTCTTAGGAAAAGCACCAGATTCTCTTTGCTGTGCCAGTTAAGGTgatgttttctgtttccctcTTTCCTTAGACTCATTAtgcaaagtttgttttcttttgttttttgttttttacctctttattggagtaaaattgctttacaatggtgtgttagtttctgctttataacaaagtgactcaattatacatatacagatgtccccatatctcttccctcttgcatctccctccctcccaccctccctatcccagccctctaggtggtcacaaagcactgagctgatctccctgtactatgcggctgcttctcactagctatctattttacgtttggtagtgtatatatgtccatgccactctctcacttcgtcccagcttacccttccccctccccatatcctcaagtccagtctctagtaggtctgtgtctttattcccatcttacccctaggttattcatgacaattttttttcttagattccatatatgtgtgttagcatacggtatttgtctttctctttctgacttacttcactctgtatgacagactctaggtccatccacctcactacaaataactcaattttgtttctttttatggctgagtaatactccattgtatatatgtgccacatcttctttatccattcatccaatgatggacacttaggttgcttccagctcctggctattgtaaatagagctgcaatgaacattttggtacatgacttttttttgaattatggttttctcagggtatatgcccagtagtgggattgctgggtcatatggtagttctatttgtagttttttaaggaacctccatactgttctccat contains these protein-coding regions:
- the LHFPL1 gene encoding LHFPL tetraspan subfamily member 1 protein, whose protein sequence is MITFYIWCCDPTHLPIPAEKPGTMRSSLTLAGTLWAFLSLVTAVASSTSYFLPYWLFGSQLGKPVSFSTFRRCNYPVRGEGQSLIMVEECGRYASFNAIPSLAWQMCTVVTGAGCALLLLVALAAVLGCCMEELISRMMGRCMGAAQFVGGLLISSGCALYPLGWNSPEIMQTCGNVSNQFQLGTCRLGWAYYCAGGGAAAAMLICTWLSCFAGRHPKPVMLVESIMRNTNSYAMELDHCLKP